A window of the Bacteroidales bacterium genome harbors these coding sequences:
- a CDS encoding Crp/Fnr family transcriptional regulator, giving the protein MNDIAKKIKAIFDPYYQAPLEVWEYFAQFGEVVEKQKNEIIKKHNEQAGDFYFIIEGSGGILLFSNNNYICIDLCYEGDFLVDYMSFLTNQPTELEVVCFEKCRLFRISRNKFTELTKTEYGIHIMKNAAEALFIHKQIQQIEILTKTAEQRYSEILENQPHILQRTPNKYIASYLGITPESLSRIRKKI; this is encoded by the coding sequence ATGAACGACATTGCAAAAAAAATTAAAGCCATATTCGATCCATATTATCAGGCGCCGTTGGAGGTTTGGGAATATTTTGCGCAATTTGGGGAAGTTGTAGAAAAGCAAAAAAACGAAATCATAAAAAAGCACAACGAACAAGCTGGCGATTTCTATTTTATCATAGAAGGGTCAGGCGGTATTTTGTTGTTTTCAAATAACAATTACATTTGTATAGACCTATGTTACGAAGGCGATTTTTTGGTTGACTACATGTCTTTTTTAACCAACCAACCTACAGAACTTGAGGTGGTTTGTTTTGAAAAATGCAGATTGTTCAGGATTAGTCGTAATAAATTTACAGAACTTACAAAAACTGAATATGGCATACATATCATGAAAAATGCAGCAGAAGCTCTATTTATTCATAAACAAATCCAACAAATAGAAATCTTAACAAAAACAGCTGAACAACGATACTCTGAAATACTTGAGAATCAACCACATATATTGCAACGAACACCAAATAAATACATTGCTTCTTACCTTGGAATAACGCCT
- a CDS encoding T9SS type A sorting domain-containing protein has translation MRKILLITIILFSAIFVSAQWQQTSGPFDKRISCFTVSGTNIFVGTISGGIFLSTDNGSNWTAVNNGLTNNYVYSLEVSGTNIFAGTWGGGVYLSTDNGSNWTAVNNGLTNLNVRSLAVSGTNIFAGTNGAGVFLSTDNGSNWTAVNNGLTKKYISSLVVSGTNVFAGAETEVFLSTDNGSNWTLVDNGLPHNYINSLAVSGTNIFAGTNGGGVYLSTDNGSNWTAVNNGLTNMDIKSFAVSGANIFAGTNGDGVFLSTDNGSNWAAVNNGLTNMDIKSFAVSETNVFVGTGGSGVFLSSDNGSNWTAVNNGLIYSDYFNVSSFTASETNIFAGTDGGGIFISTDNGNNWTAANNGLTNKFVSSLSVIGTNVFAGTYNGMFLSTNNGSNWTAINNGLTNIDITSLAVSGTNIFAGTFSGGSGIFAKLYSGGVYLSTDSGSSWTAVNNGLTNIDITSLAVSGTNIFAGTWGGGVFLSTDNGSNWTAVNNGLTNIDIKSIAVSGTNIFTGTGGGVFLSTDNGNSWTAVNNGLTNLVNSFAVSGTNIFAGTNGGGVFLSTNNGSNWTAVNDELASNYVKSLAIIGTDIFAGIEDYGAWKRPLSEMISKVEELKNVNDALIYPNPTQNSFVLDIEGVVFIKLYDMLGKEVLSQNTNGKTEINISHLPNGIYNVQAISNDGIIRNSKIVKQ, from the coding sequence ATGAGAAAAATATTACTAATTACAATTATTCTATTTTCGGCAATTTTTGTAAGTGCACAATGGCAGCAAACAAGTGGACCTTTTGATAAACGCATTAGTTGCTTTACAGTAAGCGGAACGAATATTTTTGTTGGAACTATTAGCGGAGGAATATTTTTATCCACAGACAATGGCAGTAACTGGACAGCTGTAAATAACGGATTAACAAATAATTATGTTTATTCTCTCGAAGTAAGCGGAACGAATATTTTTGCTGGAACTTGGGGCGGCGGAGTATACCTATCAACTGACAATGGTAGCAATTGGACAGCTGTAAATAATGGATTAACAAATTTGAATGTCCGTTCTCTAGCAGTAAGCGGAACAAATATTTTCGCAGGAACTAATGGCGCCGGAGTATTTCTATCAACCGATAATGGTAGCAATTGGACAGCCGTAAATAATGGATTAACAAAAAAGTATATTTCTTCTCTCGTTGTAAGCGGAACAAATGTTTTTGCAGGAGCTGAAACAGAAGTGTTTTTATCCACTGATAATGGTAGCAACTGGACACTTGTAGATAATGGATTACCACATAATTATATTAATTCTCTTGCGGTAAGCGGAACTAATATTTTTGCTGGAACCAATGGCGGCGGAGTGTATTTATCTACCGACAATGGCAGCAATTGGACGGCTGTAAATAATGGGTTAACAAATATGGACATTAAATCTTTCGCAGTAAGTGGAGCAAATATTTTTGCTGGTACTAATGGCGATGGAGTATTTTTATCCACTGACAATGGCAGCAATTGGGCAGCTGTAAACAATGGGCTAACAAATATGGACATTAAATCTTTCGCAGTAAGCGAAACAAATGTTTTTGTTGGAACTGGTGGTAGCGGAGTGTTTCTATCTTCTGACAATGGCAGCAATTGGACGGCTGTAAATAATGGATTAATATACTCAGATTATTTTAATGTTTCTTCTTTTACGGCAAGTGAAACAAATATTTTTGCCGGAACTGATGGTGGTGGAATATTCATATCTACCGATAATGGCAATAACTGGACAGCTGCAAATAATGGATTAACAAATAAATTTGTTAGTTCTCTTTCAGTAATTGGAACAAATGTTTTTGCTGGAACTTACAATGGAATGTTTCTATCAACCAATAATGGTAGTAATTGGACGGCTATAAATAATGGTTTAACAAATATAGACATTACATCTCTCGCTGTAAGCGGAACAAATATTTTTGCTGGAACATTTAGTGGTGGATCTGGTATTTTTGCTAAACTTTATAGCGGCGGAGTATATCTATCCACCGACAGTGGTAGCAGCTGGACAGCTGTAAATAATGGATTAACAAATATAGACATTACATCTCTCGCGGTAAGTGGAACGAATATTTTTGCTGGAACTTGGGGCGGCGGAGTGTTTCTATCAACTGACAATGGTAGCAATTGGACGGCTGTAAATAATGGATTAACAAATATAGACATTAAATCTATAGCTGTAAGCGGAACGAATATTTTTACAGGGACTGGTGGCGGAGTATTTTTATCCACTGACAATGGTAACAGTTGGACGGCTGTAAATAATGGACTGACAAATCTAGTTAATTCTTTCGCTGTAAGCGGAACAAATATTTTTGCTGGAACTAATGGTGGCGGAGTGTTTTTATCCACCAATAATGGTAGCAATTGGACGGCTGTAAATGATGAGCTAGCAAGTAATTATGTAAAATCTTTAGCCATAATAGGAACTGATATTTTTGCTGGAATCGAAGATTACGGAGCATGGAAGCGCCCATTATCAGAGATGATAAGCAAAGTAGAAGAATTAAAAAATGTAAATGATGCTTTGATTTATCCTAATCCAACACAAAATAGCTTTGTTTTAGATATTGAAGGTGTTGTGTTTATTAAACTCTACGACATGCTTGGCAAAGAAGTTTTATCTCAAAACACAAACGGCAAAACAGAAATAAATATAAGCCACTTGCCAAATGGAATTTATAATGTTCAAGCCATTTCAAACGATGGAATTATCAGAAATAGCAAAATTGTGAAACAATAA
- a CDS encoding translation initiation factor IF-3 produces the protein MVRIVGDDIESSIISLREAIAIAEEQGLDLVEISPNANPPVCKVIDYRKFLYERKKKAKEQKAKSTKITIKELRLSPNTDEHDFNFKLKHAISFLKEGSKVKVDVFFKGRSIVYKEQGEIILLRFADALSEYGKVESLPKLEGKRMIMIVAPKK, from the coding sequence ATGGTTCGTATTGTTGGTGATGATATTGAATCATCAATAATATCTTTACGAGAAGCTATTGCTATTGCAGAAGAACAAGGCTTGGATTTAGTGGAAATATCTCCAAATGCCAATCCTCCTGTATGCAAAGTTATTGATTATCGCAAATTCTTATATGAAAGAAAGAAAAAAGCAAAAGAACAAAAAGCAAAATCTACAAAAATTACTATAAAAGAACTAAGATTAAGTCCAAATACTGACGAACACGATTTTAACTTCAAACTAAAACATGCTATAAGCTTTTTAAAAGAAGGTTCAAAAGTAAAAGTTGATGTCTTTTTCAAAGGACGTTCTATTGTTTACAAAGAACAAGGAGAAATTATTTTGCTTCGTTTTGCCGATGCTCTTTCTGAATATGGAAAAGTAGAATCATTGCCAAAATTAGAAGGGAAAAGAATGATAATGATTGTTGCACCAAAAAAATAA